One window of Triticum dicoccoides isolate Atlit2015 ecotype Zavitan chromosome 5A, WEW_v2.0, whole genome shotgun sequence genomic DNA carries:
- the LOC119297060 gene encoding uncharacterized protein LOC119297060 → MAEPKAAKSKSSSKSKKHHQQGDGEASKKATKAKAEATAAPAPSLDAHFKPCADVAGLRFGAQLVTRALTVRRAGPLELPHLLRVVVPDAGAGQSTKGKGAQPMSFAPTTTAYIPTNFAILAHHAWHTLTLGLGTKNSKAAVFVFESAAMKAAADAAWPQVLPLGDVGKRLLRAAPGAPEMARFKFRKGCVTFYVYAVRTARARGFARADELRAVIEAVAKLKDFLDHTAMLALPGQRSIDAAAPVGIVH, encoded by the coding sequence ATGGCGGAACCCAAGGCGGCCAAGAGCAAGTCGTCGTCCAAGTCCAAGAAACACCACCAGCAGGGGGACGGCGAGGCGTCCAAGAAGGCGACCAAGGCGAAGGCCGAGGCCACGGCCGCTCCGGCGCCGTCGCTCGACGCTCACTTCAAGCCGTGCGCCGACGTGGCGGGCCTCCGCTTCGGCGCGCAGCTCGTCACGCGCGCGCTCACCGTGCGCCGCGCCGGCCCGCTCGAGCTGCCGCACCTGCTCCGAGTCGTCGTCCCCGACGCCGGCGCCGGGCAGAGCACGAAGGGCAAAGGGGCGCAGCCGATGTCGTTCGCGCCGACGACGACCGCGTACATCCCGACCAACTTCGCTATCCTGGCGCACCACGCGTGGCACACGCTCACGCTCGGGCTCGGCACCAAGAactccaaggccgccgtcttcgTCTTCGAGTCGGCCGCCATGaaggccgccgccgacgccgcctggCCGCAGGTCCTGCCGCTCGGGGACGTCGGGAAGCGCCTCCTCCGCGCAGCCCCGGGCGCGCCGGAGATGGCCCGCTTCAAGTTCCGCAAGGGCTGCGTCACCTTCTACGTCTACGCCGTCCGGACCGCCCGCGCGCGCGGGTTCGCGCGCGCCGATGAGCTCAGGGCAGTCATCGAGGCCGTCGCCAAGCTCAAGGACTTCTTGGACCACACTGCCATGCTCGCGCTCCCGGGTCAGAGGAGCATTGACGCCGCCGCTCCGGTCGGCATCGTGCATTGA